A region from the Paenarthrobacter aurescens genome encodes:
- a CDS encoding ABC transporter ATP-binding protein, translating into MTDKLNPEPTATPESAEESLQTRANTIVRAADHATPLELSRVTIHYGGDKGGAEEVDVVDDFNLTLHAGEMHCIAGRSGSGKTSILTVSAGLTLPTSGKVFWEGQPLDSMGDDEIADRRRALIGYVDQGGALIDGMSALENVLLPAVPDGEVEQRTEMAKDLLDLVGLGRRMRHRPAQLSGGERQRVAIARALILGTRVLVVDEPTASLDRAAANRIIGILKDTTSDGIAVLVASHDHELVRLSDTLTELN; encoded by the coding sequence ATGACTGACAAACTCAACCCCGAGCCGACGGCCACCCCGGAGTCCGCGGAAGAGTCCTTGCAGACCCGAGCCAACACCATTGTCAGGGCTGCCGATCACGCAACCCCGTTGGAACTGAGCCGCGTCACCATCCACTACGGTGGAGATAAAGGCGGTGCCGAGGAAGTCGACGTCGTCGATGACTTCAATCTGACCCTGCACGCCGGTGAGATGCATTGCATTGCCGGTCGAAGCGGCTCCGGTAAGACCAGCATCCTGACGGTGAGCGCAGGACTCACCCTGCCGACGTCGGGCAAGGTCTTCTGGGAGGGCCAGCCGCTGGACAGCATGGGCGATGACGAAATCGCGGACCGCCGCCGGGCACTGATCGGCTACGTGGATCAGGGCGGGGCCTTGATTGACGGCATGAGCGCTCTGGAAAACGTCCTGCTCCCTGCTGTACCCGATGGCGAAGTTGAACAGCGTACAGAGATGGCCAAGGACCTCCTGGACCTGGTGGGCCTTGGGCGCCGCATGCGCCACCGTCCGGCTCAGCTTTCCGGTGGTGAGCGCCAGCGCGTAGCAATTGCCCGTGCCCTGATCCTTGGAACCCGCGTATTGGTGGTGGACGAGCCCACGGCCAGCCTCGACCGTGCAGCGGCCAACCGCATCATTGGCATCCTCAAGGACACCACCAGCGATGGCATTGCCGTTCTGGTTGCCTCTCACGACCACGAGCTGGTACGGCTCAGCGATACGCTGACCGAACTTAACTAA
- a CDS encoding FtsX-like permease family protein, whose protein sequence is MNAVQRFIRSRVLLLTAAILIVAMCLSVLVQSQSQAALNRTVDENSRGLYDILVQAKPDQTQDGEGGSLIQPEIANGQGGISFEQLEKIRTMGQTAVAAPISLVSRVSQNLEAPRLNAMDYLGYNSGLAGAVTAGDPSAMDSGKWPAAESVLSDSPKKYRLTASATSSDGVNQQTLFKTSAEGTLGKGRLIQEQTAGGSNVRIAGPEGETGIKFPAPALGSEHNLFNLTVALPLAPEVTESVVAVDPAAERALLGSAGDFLAPLEKAPPADARDAGAIGRHFESLFTTGLSMEQLEEGPDFLGVKLKHWAPLMTQYQQAKRDGLLTDDSQAIPLIVRSGTSLDLQYSVKIEELDASGKVVKDVGTVSRSLDKDYLPFVSKSPFALEWPGSTDHSKLLGSTASFSQGLYNPATWSTAFAAAPQYQDGDDAANGASEKSATPGDWVTVNRLPEKSSFGAPVDQTQRKPVEERSYREDLETGKKPATPLPMVYGTFDPAAVKAAAGDVNKLPLGGYDPTPMTLSKDAEGKEVEGTELKPSLSATGLVSQSAGAITDYYGLAAARGYDSNADVIDAIRVKASAAGNWKTAQPEVEKLATQIRELGLEATVVAGSAREDANIFVPGYSKDDAGKESPLGTVQQSWVRQDAADAVSGSLTSTNITLLFLTLLGATLLTGASTVSYIRQRRSEAGILRAMGWTQKRIRSWVLEEFAVGAAALAAAGVILSLLSWNIATVIVSVTMLVIYSGAALLAAQQLRHRVVIDQEPQHDERLVTVDSPLTFANRQLTTNRFNSISLAVAVGVFGAAVGALIALLIDIPRAAGASALSGLAAASIALPSVILAVFGVVVGLLLTLVTGRFELHAKREYLGTLKAMGWNPDMLGQVRFFENALVGTVALPLGVLGALGLGLILAPYAALWAGLAGLLAVICWIPIATKVVK, encoded by the coding sequence ATGAACGCCGTCCAAAGGTTCATCAGAAGCCGTGTGCTGCTGCTGACCGCGGCCATTTTGATCGTCGCCATGTGCTTGTCCGTCCTCGTTCAGAGCCAGTCGCAGGCGGCTCTGAACAGGACAGTGGACGAGAACTCGCGGGGACTCTACGACATCCTGGTCCAGGCTAAGCCTGACCAGACACAAGATGGCGAAGGCGGTTCATTGATCCAGCCGGAAATCGCCAACGGCCAGGGCGGCATCAGTTTTGAGCAGCTCGAGAAGATCCGCACCATGGGACAAACGGCTGTGGCAGCGCCCATCAGCCTGGTCTCGCGGGTATCGCAGAACCTTGAGGCTCCGCGCCTTAACGCCATGGACTACCTGGGGTACAACTCAGGCCTGGCCGGCGCGGTAACCGCCGGTGATCCCTCCGCCATGGATTCGGGCAAGTGGCCGGCAGCGGAATCCGTGCTGTCCGATTCTCCCAAGAAATACCGGCTGACCGCCTCTGCCACGAGCTCGGATGGCGTGAACCAGCAGACTCTTTTCAAGACCAGCGCCGAAGGCACCCTGGGCAAGGGCCGTCTGATCCAGGAACAGACCGCCGGTGGCAGCAACGTCCGGATCGCCGGGCCTGAAGGCGAGACCGGGATCAAGTTCCCGGCCCCCGCACTCGGCTCGGAGCACAACCTCTTTAACCTCACAGTGGCGCTTCCTTTGGCACCTGAGGTGACAGAGTCCGTCGTCGCGGTTGACCCTGCCGCTGAGCGTGCGCTGCTGGGCTCGGCTGGAGACTTCCTGGCACCGCTGGAGAAGGCGCCTCCGGCAGATGCACGTGACGCCGGGGCTATCGGACGCCACTTTGAAAGTCTCTTCACCACTGGCCTGAGCATGGAGCAGTTGGAAGAAGGACCGGACTTCCTTGGCGTCAAGCTCAAGCATTGGGCGCCGTTGATGACGCAGTACCAGCAGGCCAAGCGTGACGGCCTGCTCACCGATGATTCCCAGGCCATTCCCCTGATTGTCCGCTCCGGCACCTCCCTTGATCTGCAGTACTCGGTGAAGATCGAGGAACTGGACGCCAGCGGCAAGGTGGTCAAGGACGTTGGTACCGTCTCCCGGTCCCTGGACAAGGATTACCTCCCGTTCGTCTCCAAATCTCCCTTCGCCCTTGAATGGCCCGGATCAACGGACCACAGCAAGTTGCTTGGCAGCACGGCGTCCTTCAGCCAGGGTTTGTACAACCCGGCCACGTGGAGCACAGCCTTTGCCGCTGCTCCGCAGTATCAGGATGGCGACGACGCCGCTAATGGTGCGTCGGAAAAAAGTGCCACGCCGGGGGACTGGGTAACAGTGAACCGTTTGCCGGAGAAGTCCTCCTTCGGGGCGCCCGTGGACCAGACCCAGCGCAAACCTGTTGAAGAGCGTTCATACCGCGAAGACCTGGAAACAGGTAAAAAGCCGGCAACGCCGCTGCCCATGGTGTACGGAACCTTTGACCCTGCCGCTGTTAAGGCTGCTGCCGGCGACGTCAACAAGCTCCCGCTGGGCGGCTATGATCCCACCCCCATGACCCTGAGCAAGGACGCTGAGGGCAAAGAGGTTGAGGGTACGGAATTGAAGCCGTCTTTGAGCGCTACGGGCCTGGTCAGCCAGTCCGCCGGTGCCATCACCGACTACTACGGCCTGGCAGCGGCGCGTGGCTACGACAGCAACGCCGACGTCATTGACGCCATTCGTGTCAAGGCATCAGCGGCCGGAAACTGGAAGACCGCACAGCCTGAGGTGGAGAAACTTGCCACCCAGATCCGTGAGCTTGGCCTTGAGGCCACCGTGGTGGCCGGTTCCGCCCGTGAAGACGCCAACATCTTCGTCCCCGGCTACAGCAAGGACGACGCCGGCAAGGAGTCACCGCTGGGCACCGTCCAGCAGTCGTGGGTCCGGCAGGATGCCGCTGACGCCGTCTCGGGCTCGCTCACCAGCACCAACATCACCCTGCTGTTCCTGACGCTTCTTGGGGCCACGCTCCTGACGGGCGCTTCCACAGTGAGCTACATCCGGCAGCGCAGGAGTGAAGCCGGAATTCTCCGGGCCATGGGGTGGACGCAGAAACGCATCCGTTCCTGGGTGTTGGAAGAGTTTGCCGTGGGCGCCGCAGCCCTCGCTGCGGCCGGAGTGATTCTGAGCTTGCTGAGCTGGAACATAGCCACCGTGATCGTCTCGGTGACCATGCTTGTCATTTACAGCGGTGCCGCGTTGTTGGCCGCCCAGCAGTTGCGCCACCGCGTGGTCATTGATCAGGAACCGCAGCATGATGAGCGGCTGGTCACTGTGGACTCACCCCTGACCTTTGCCAACAGGCAGCTGACCACCAACCGTTTCAACTCCATCTCCCTTGCTGTGGCAGTGGGCGTCTTCGGAGCTGCCGTTGGTGCCTTGATTGCACTCCTGATTGACATTCCCCGGGCTGCAGGTGCCAGTGCCTTGAGTGGTCTGGCTGCAGCAAGCATTGCCCTGCCGAGCGTTATCCTTGCTGTCTTCGGTGTGGTTGTAGGCCTGCTCCTGACCTTGGTCACCGGGCGGTTTGAACTTCACGCCAAACGCGAGTACCTCGGCACGTTGAAAGCCATGGGATGGAACCCGGACATGCTGGGCCAAGTCCGCTTCTTCGAAAATGCCCTCGTGGGCACGGTGGCACTCCCATTGGGTGTCCTCGGCGCCTTGGGACTGGGATTGATCCTGGCTCCCTACGCGGCCCTCTGGGCCGGATTGGCTGGCCTGCTGGCCGTTATTTGCTGGATTCCGATTGCAACGAAAGTAGTCAAATGA
- the serA gene encoding phosphoglycerate dehydrogenase translates to MSASKPVVLLAEELSPATVEALGPDFEIRQTDGADRSQLLSAIADVDAILVRSATQVDAEAIAAAKNLKVIARAGVGLDNVDIKSATQAGVMVVNAPTSNIVSAAELTVGHILSLARHIPQASSALKNGEWKRSKYTGIELFEKKIGIIGLGRIGALVAARLQGFDTQILAYDPYITSARAAQLGVKLVTLDELLESSDFITIHMPKTPETVGMLGADAFRKMKETAYVVNVARGGLVDEEALHVALKEGQIAGAGVDVFVKEPSTDLPFFEFDNVIVTPHLGASTDEAQEKAGVSVAKSVRLALAGELVPDAVNVAGGVIAPDVRPGIPLIEKLGRIFTALTHASLTQIDVEVAGEIAALDVKVLELAALKGVFADVVTEQVSYVNAPVIAEQRGINTRLITTPDAEDYRNVLTIRGALSDGSQISVAGTLTGPKQVEKLVGVNGYDVEIPISEHLVVVAYADRPGVIGTIGHILGMNNINIGGMQVARQTEGGQVLALLTIDSSVPQQVLEAIKAGIGADMVREVDLED, encoded by the coding sequence GTGTCAGCCAGCAAACCCGTCGTCCTCCTCGCCGAGGAACTTTCGCCCGCCACAGTCGAGGCTTTGGGCCCGGATTTTGAAATCCGACAGACCGACGGCGCCGACCGTTCCCAGCTGCTGTCCGCCATTGCCGACGTCGACGCCATTCTGGTCCGCTCGGCTACCCAAGTGGATGCCGAAGCAATTGCTGCGGCAAAGAACCTCAAGGTCATCGCCCGTGCAGGCGTGGGCCTGGACAACGTGGACATCAAGTCCGCAACCCAGGCCGGCGTCATGGTGGTCAACGCCCCGACCTCCAACATCGTCTCCGCCGCAGAGCTCACGGTGGGGCACATCCTGAGCCTCGCCCGTCACATTCCGCAGGCCAGCTCAGCGCTGAAGAACGGTGAGTGGAAGCGTTCCAAGTACACCGGAATCGAACTTTTCGAGAAGAAGATCGGCATCATCGGCCTGGGGCGCATTGGTGCTTTGGTGGCCGCGCGCCTCCAGGGCTTCGATACCCAGATCCTTGCGTACGATCCCTACATCACCTCCGCCCGGGCAGCACAGCTGGGCGTCAAACTGGTCACCCTGGATGAGCTGCTGGAAAGTTCTGACTTCATCACCATCCACATGCCCAAGACGCCCGAAACCGTGGGCATGCTCGGCGCCGATGCCTTCCGCAAGATGAAGGAAACGGCCTACGTGGTCAACGTGGCCCGCGGCGGACTTGTAGACGAGGAAGCACTCCACGTTGCGCTGAAGGAAGGCCAGATTGCCGGAGCCGGGGTTGACGTCTTCGTCAAGGAGCCCAGCACGGATCTGCCCTTCTTTGAGTTCGACAACGTCATTGTCACCCCGCACCTGGGTGCTTCCACTGATGAAGCCCAGGAGAAGGCCGGTGTTTCGGTGGCCAAGTCCGTTCGCCTGGCACTTGCCGGCGAGCTGGTACCCGATGCTGTGAACGTCGCCGGGGGAGTCATCGCTCCGGACGTCCGCCCGGGCATCCCGCTGATTGAGAAGCTTGGCCGGATCTTCACTGCACTGACCCACGCTTCCCTGACGCAGATTGACGTTGAGGTAGCCGGCGAAATCGCAGCACTGGACGTGAAGGTACTCGAACTGGCCGCCCTGAAGGGCGTCTTCGCCGACGTCGTTACCGAGCAGGTCAGCTACGTCAATGCTCCGGTGATCGCCGAACAGCGCGGCATCAACACGCGCCTGATCACCACACCGGATGCTGAGGACTACCGCAACGTCCTGACAATTCGTGGAGCACTCAGCGACGGCTCGCAGATCTCCGTTGCCGGAACCCTGACCGGTCCCAAGCAGGTTGAGAAGCTGGTGGGCGTCAACGGCTATGACGTGGAAATTCCCATCAGCGAACACCTGGTGGTTGTGGCCTACGCCGACCGTCCCGGCGTGATCGGCACCATCGGACACATCCTGGGCATGAACAACATTAACATCGGCGGGATGCAGGTGGCACGGCAGACCGAAGGCGGCCAGGTTCTGGCGCTGCTGACCATTGACAGTTCCGTTCCACAGCAGGTGCTGGAGGCCATCAAGGCCGGTATCGGCGCGGATATGGTCCGTGAAGTGGACCTGGAGGACTAA